A region of Streptomyces deccanensis DNA encodes the following proteins:
- a CDS encoding HlyD family efflux transporter periplasmic adaptor subunit, translating into MQFRQQALAKLQSPEELDLPVRFARPQGWLVLSVTVVAMAAASVWAVTGSVASTVGAPAVLTHGQGSYVLQSPVAGQVTAVLAKQGERLPARAPVLKVATADGERVVRSVAAGRVSALAATIGQIIQTGANVAAVEKVADADDPLWATVYVPAENAASIPKDAEVDLTVQSAPTQRYGVLRGHVKKVDRTAQTPQSIGAFLGDTQLGEQFTKKGRPVAVTVRLDRAASTESGYRWSSQDGPPFELTSMTMATASIRLADERPIDWLLP; encoded by the coding sequence GTGCAGTTCCGCCAACAGGCCCTCGCCAAGCTCCAGTCACCGGAGGAACTCGACCTTCCCGTGCGGTTCGCCCGCCCCCAGGGCTGGCTGGTGCTGTCCGTGACGGTGGTCGCGATGGCCGCCGCCTCCGTGTGGGCCGTCACGGGTTCCGTCGCCTCCACCGTCGGCGCGCCCGCCGTCCTCACCCACGGGCAGGGCAGTTACGTCCTCCAGAGCCCGGTCGCCGGGCAGGTCACCGCCGTTCTCGCGAAGCAGGGCGAGCGGCTGCCCGCCAGGGCTCCCGTCCTGAAGGTCGCCACCGCCGACGGCGAGAGAGTCGTACGGTCCGTCGCGGCCGGCCGGGTCTCCGCGCTCGCCGCCACCATCGGCCAGATCATCCAGACCGGCGCGAACGTCGCGGCCGTCGAGAAGGTCGCCGACGCCGACGACCCGCTCTGGGCGACGGTGTACGTCCCCGCCGAGAACGCGGCCTCGATCCCGAAGGACGCCGAGGTGGACCTGACCGTGCAGTCGGCGCCCACCCAGCGGTACGGCGTGCTGCGCGGCCATGTGAAGAAGGTGGACCGCACCGCGCAGACCCCGCAGTCCATCGGCGCGTTCCTCGGTGACACCCAGCTGGGCGAGCAGTTCACCAAGAAGGGCCGGCCGGTGGCCGTCACCGTGCGGCTGGACCGCGCGGCGTCGACCGAGTCGGGCTACCGGTGGTCCTCGCAGGACGGGCCGCCGTTCGAGCTGACCTCCATGACCATGGCCACGGCGTCGATCCGGCTGGCCGACGAGCGCCCGATCGATTGGCTGCTGCCGTGA
- a CDS encoding SpoIIE family protein phosphatase, producing MSDVHMSGARTTVETARVGHPLLSLALAAMMDDVQAHSGAIYLLTPDEPVLEMAVMAGLPRSFAAPWERVGLNSPIPVSEAVRGRRLVWVNGEEQMARRYPRIAVVLPYPFALAALPVATRDTTYGAVFLTWPGSHPPELSDRERDQLTSACDRLAMRLRRAEDEGRPVRPEPDLSAPSTTTVAGTLGTVEAARMVARLPYGMCALDLHGRITFANAATAELLGIPVSGLLGTQLWVSVPWLNDPAYEDRYRAALMSQHVTSFVALRPPSDWLSFRLYPGSNGLSVRISRARAVAEAEHAAREEHDGPGRLVTIHHVLALASALTEAVGVQDVVDLVADEIAPAIGSQALVMLGSRGGRLHVLGHRGYTDPHLVERFDGMPLTAAMPGAHALTTGVPAFFESRQQLEHLYPLRQDTPDGLGAWAYIPLIASGRPVGTWVLGYAEPHPFPADERAVLTSLSGLIAQALERALLYDAKHQVAHGLQKALLPHSLPSIPGIESASRYLPATRGMDIGGDFFDLVLSHGRASAVIGDVQGHNVTAAGLMGQIRTAVRAYTTVGQTPEEVMSSTNRLLIDLGSELFASCLYLRLDPEHGTAVMARAGHPPPLLRRPDGKVRVLDLAGGPLLGIDAAATYPTTEVALTEGSVLALYTDGLIESPGVDIEDALADLGERLSTTGERPLDALADGLVRETEAAEERADDVALLLLRATGRSTG from the coding sequence ATGTCCGACGTCCACATGTCCGGCGCGCGGACGACCGTCGAGACGGCCCGCGTCGGCCATCCGCTGCTGTCGCTGGCGCTGGCCGCGATGATGGACGACGTCCAGGCCCACTCCGGCGCCATCTATCTGCTGACGCCGGACGAGCCGGTGCTGGAGATGGCGGTCATGGCGGGGCTGCCGAGGTCGTTCGCCGCACCCTGGGAACGGGTGGGGCTGAACTCGCCGATCCCGGTCTCCGAGGCCGTGCGGGGGCGGCGGCTGGTGTGGGTCAACGGCGAGGAGCAGATGGCCCGCCGCTATCCCCGGATCGCCGTGGTCCTGCCCTACCCGTTCGCCCTGGCCGCGCTGCCGGTGGCGACCCGCGACACCACCTACGGCGCCGTCTTCCTGACCTGGCCCGGCTCCCACCCGCCAGAGCTCAGCGACCGCGAACGGGACCAGCTGACCTCGGCCTGCGACCGGCTCGCCATGCGGCTGCGCCGCGCCGAGGACGAGGGCCGGCCGGTGCGGCCGGAGCCGGACCTGTCGGCGCCGTCGACGACCACGGTCGCGGGGACGCTCGGCACGGTGGAGGCGGCGCGGATGGTGGCGCGGCTGCCGTACGGGATGTGCGCGCTCGATCTGCACGGGCGGATCACCTTCGCCAACGCGGCCACGGCCGAACTGCTCGGCATCCCGGTGAGCGGCCTGCTGGGCACCCAGCTGTGGGTGTCCGTGCCGTGGCTGAACGATCCCGCGTACGAGGACCGCTACCGGGCGGCCCTGATGAGCCAGCACGTGACGTCGTTCGTGGCGCTGAGACCGCCGAGCGACTGGCTGTCGTTCCGGCTGTACCCGGGGTCGAACGGCCTGAGTGTGCGGATCTCCCGGGCCCGCGCGGTCGCCGAGGCCGAGCACGCGGCGCGGGAGGAGCACGACGGGCCGGGCCGTCTGGTGACCATTCACCACGTGCTGGCGCTGGCGAGCGCGCTCACGGAGGCGGTCGGGGTGCAGGACGTGGTGGATCTGGTCGCCGACGAGATCGCCCCGGCCATCGGCAGCCAGGCCCTGGTGATGCTCGGCTCACGCGGCGGACGTCTGCATGTGCTCGGGCACCGCGGCTACACCGACCCGCACCTCGTGGAACGCTTCGACGGGATGCCGCTCACCGCGGCGATGCCCGGGGCGCACGCCCTGACCACCGGCGTACCGGCGTTCTTCGAGTCCCGGCAGCAGTTGGAGCACCTCTATCCGCTGCGGCAGGACACCCCGGACGGGCTGGGCGCGTGGGCGTACATCCCGCTGATCGCCTCGGGGCGGCCGGTGGGCACCTGGGTGCTCGGGTACGCGGAGCCGCATCCGTTCCCGGCCGACGAGCGCGCGGTGCTGACCAGCCTCAGCGGCCTGATCGCCCAGGCGCTGGAACGGGCGCTGCTGTACGACGCGAAGCACCAGGTGGCGCACGGGCTGCAGAAGGCGCTCCTGCCGCACTCGCTGCCCTCCATCCCGGGCATCGAGTCCGCCTCCCGCTATCTGCCCGCCACGCGGGGCATGGACATCGGCGGCGACTTCTTCGACCTGGTCCTCTCGCACGGGCGGGCCTCCGCCGTCATCGGCGACGTGCAGGGGCACAACGTGACGGCGGCGGGGCTGATGGGGCAGATCCGTACGGCCGTGCGCGCGTACACGACGGTCGGGCAGACGCCGGAGGAGGTGATGAGCAGCACCAATCGGCTGCTGATCGACCTGGGGTCGGAGCTGTTCGCCAGTTGTCTGTATCTGCGGCTGGACCCGGAGCACGGGACGGCCGTCATGGCGCGGGCCGGGCATCCGCCGCCGTTGCTGCGGCGGCCGGACGGGAAGGTGCGGGTGCTCGACCTCGCGGGCGGTCCGCTGCTGGGCATCGACGCGGCGGCGACGTACCCGACGACGGAGGTGGCGCTGACGGAGGGGTCGGTGCTGGCCCTCTACACGGACGGGCTGATCGAGTCGCCGGGCGTCGACATCGAGGACGCGCTGGCGGATCTCGGGGAGCGGCTGTCGACGACCGGGGAGCGGCCGTTGGACGCGCTGGCCGACGGTCTCGTGCGGGAGACCGAGGCGGCGGAGGAGCGGGCGGACGACGTGGCGTTGCTGCTGCTGCGGGCGACGGGACGCTCCACGGGGTGA
- a CDS encoding GNAT family N-acetyltransferase: protein MPELQRLRAEHAAAVLDFELANRAYFAASIPDRGDAFFAQFTDRFHALLAEQDAGVCAFHVLVAEDGSVLGRFNLVDMEDHSAHLGYRVAQHVAGRGVATATVRELCGWAATEHGLRTLRAAVAHHNAASRRVLIKAGFVPVGPAAPEHLSGETGTWYERDLSP, encoded by the coding sequence ATGCCTGAGTTGCAACGACTGCGTGCCGAACACGCCGCCGCGGTCCTGGACTTCGAACTGGCGAACCGTGCCTACTTCGCCGCCTCGATCCCCGACCGAGGCGATGCGTTCTTCGCGCAGTTCACCGACCGTTTCCACGCCCTGCTGGCCGAGCAGGACGCCGGAGTCTGCGCCTTCCACGTGCTCGTCGCCGAGGACGGCTCGGTGCTCGGCAGGTTCAACCTGGTCGACATGGAGGACCACTCCGCGCACCTCGGCTACCGAGTCGCCCAGCACGTCGCCGGCCGGGGCGTGGCGACCGCGACCGTCCGGGAGCTGTGCGGGTGGGCGGCGACCGAGCACGGCCTGCGCACCCTGCGGGCGGCCGTGGCCCACCACAACGCCGCCTCCCGGAGGGTGCTGATCAAAGCCGGGTTCGTCCCCGTCGGTCCGGCCGCCCCGGAACACCTCAGCGGTGAAACGGGCACCTGGTACGAGCGCGACCTGTCGCCGTGA
- a CDS encoding NHLP family bacteriocin export ABC transporter peptidase/permease/ATPase subunit: MPKGRQKTVRTPTVLQMEAVECGAASLAMVLGHYGRHVPLEELRIACGVSRDGSRASNLLKAARSYGLTAKGMQMDVAALAEVKAPAVLFWEFNHYVVYDGMGRRFGRRGVHINDPGKGRRFVPMEDFDSSFTGVVLVMEPGDDFQKGGRRPGVLGAMPARMRGTSGTLPAAVLASLLLVAVGAAVPALSRTYIDMFLIGGQTSLLGVLFASMGACVLLTVLLTWLQQANLLRGRLISSTLSSARFLRHLLRLPVTFFSQRSPADLVQRLQSNDAVAETLARDLAAAGVDAVVVVLYAVLLYTYDPQLTFVGIGVALLNVVAMRVVIRLRATRTAKLRADNARLTNTAYTGLQLIETMKATGGEEGYFRKWAGQHATTLEEQQRLGMPSAWLGVLAPTLATLNSALILWIGGMRAVEGHISVGLLVAFQALVTRFTAPLTRLNGVAGRIQDFAADVARLKDVENFQADPLYARPDAAESTRRLNGHVELENITFGYSPLDKPLLTGFDLTVGPGQQVALVGGSGSGKSTVSRLISGLYTPWEGVIRIDGRRLEDIPRGALAASVSFVDQEVFLFEGTVRDNVALWDPSIPDEAVVEALRDAALYDVVTRRPGGIHSRVEQDGRNFSGGQRQRLEIARALVRRPSILVLDEVTSALDAETELTVMDNLRKRGCACVVIAHRLSTVRDSDEIVVLQHGTIVERGRHEELVARGGAYAQLVRER, from the coding sequence GTGCCCAAGGGCAGGCAGAAGACCGTGCGTACGCCGACCGTCCTGCAGATGGAGGCCGTGGAGTGCGGCGCCGCGTCGCTCGCCATGGTGCTCGGCCACTACGGACGGCACGTCCCGCTGGAGGAACTGCGCATCGCCTGCGGTGTCTCCCGGGACGGCTCGCGCGCCAGCAACCTGCTGAAGGCGGCCCGCAGTTACGGTCTGACCGCCAAGGGCATGCAGATGGACGTGGCCGCCCTCGCCGAGGTGAAGGCACCGGCCGTCCTGTTCTGGGAGTTCAACCACTACGTCGTCTACGACGGCATGGGCCGCCGGTTCGGCCGGCGTGGCGTCCACATCAACGACCCCGGCAAGGGCCGCCGGTTCGTGCCCATGGAGGACTTCGACTCCAGCTTCACCGGTGTCGTCCTCGTCATGGAACCGGGCGACGACTTCCAAAAGGGCGGCCGCAGGCCCGGTGTCCTCGGCGCCATGCCCGCCCGGATGCGCGGCACCTCCGGCACCCTGCCCGCCGCCGTCCTCGCCAGCCTGCTGCTGGTGGCGGTCGGCGCGGCCGTCCCCGCGCTGAGCCGCACCTATATCGACATGTTCCTGATCGGCGGCCAGACCTCCCTGCTGGGCGTGCTGTTCGCGTCGATGGGCGCGTGCGTGCTGCTGACGGTCCTGCTGACCTGGCTGCAGCAGGCCAACCTGCTGCGCGGCCGGCTGATCTCCTCCACGCTCTCCAGCGCCCGCTTCCTGCGGCACCTGCTGCGGCTGCCGGTCACCTTCTTCTCCCAGCGCAGCCCCGCCGACCTGGTCCAGCGGCTCCAGTCCAACGACGCGGTCGCCGAGACCCTGGCCCGGGATCTCGCGGCGGCCGGTGTGGACGCGGTCGTGGTCGTCCTCTACGCCGTGCTCCTCTACACCTACGACCCGCAACTCACCTTCGTCGGCATCGGGGTGGCGCTGCTGAACGTGGTGGCGATGCGGGTGGTGATCCGGCTGCGCGCGACGCGTACGGCGAAGCTGCGCGCGGACAACGCGCGGCTCACCAACACGGCGTACACCGGGCTCCAGCTGATCGAGACGATGAAGGCGACCGGCGGCGAGGAGGGCTACTTCCGCAAGTGGGCCGGGCAGCACGCCACCACGCTGGAGGAGCAGCAGCGGCTCGGGATGCCGAGCGCCTGGCTGGGGGTGCTCGCCCCGACCCTGGCCACGCTCAACAGCGCGCTCATCCTGTGGATCGGCGGCATGCGGGCGGTCGAGGGCCATATATCCGTGGGCCTGCTGGTCGCGTTCCAGGCGCTGGTCACCCGGTTCACGGCGCCCCTCACCCGCCTCAACGGGGTGGCGGGCCGGATCCAGGACTTCGCGGCCGACGTGGCCCGGCTGAAGGACGTGGAGAACTTCCAGGCCGACCCGCTGTACGCCCGCCCGGACGCCGCCGAGTCCACCCGCCGGCTGAACGGCCACGTCGAGCTGGAGAACATCACCTTCGGCTACAGCCCCCTCGACAAGCCCCTGCTCACCGGCTTCGACCTCACCGTGGGCCCGGGGCAGCAGGTGGCGCTGGTCGGCGGCTCCGGCAGCGGCAAGTCGACGGTGTCGCGGCTGATCTCGGGCCTCTACACCCCGTGGGAGGGCGTGATCCGCATCGACGGCCGGCGCCTGGAGGACATCCCCAGGGGGGCTCTGGCCGCCTCCGTCTCCTTCGTCGACCAAGAGGTGTTCCTGTTCGAGGGCACCGTCCGCGACAACGTGGCCCTGTGGGACCCCTCGATCCCGGACGAGGCCGTCGTGGAGGCGCTGCGGGACGCGGCCCTGTACGACGTGGTGACGCGCCGCCCGGGCGGCATCCACAGCAGGGTCGAGCAGGACGGACGCAACTTCTCCGGCGGCCAGCGCCAACGCCTGGAGATCGCGCGGGCGTTGGTCCGCAGGCCCAGCATCCTCGTCCTCGACGAGGTGACCAGCGCGCTCGACGCGGAGACCGAGCTGACCGTCATGGACAACCTGCGCAAGCGCGGCTGCGCCTGTGTGGTGATCGCCCACCGGCTCTCCACGGTCCGCGACAGCGACGAGATCGTCGTCCTGCAGCACGGCACGATCGTGGAGCGCGGCCGGCACGAGGAACTGGTGGCACGCGGCGGCGCGTACGCCCAGCTGGTCAGGGAGCGTTGA
- a CDS encoding NHLP bacteriocin export ABC transporter permease/ATPase subunit: protein MTSVHEGQGGPGGYDGDGNGHGGHDGDLVLGALGAMGTPLDCAGHTRLELEGPQTLWLVASGALDLFAVDADQQGHWHHLGRLEAGALLLGPVAGPQHTLVARPLRDCVVRRIGLRELYQQGGTETWSYDEWGNPQLVPPQTSPLEYALALGVGRGLSILFQAPMATEQAAAPTDDDVFWMRVPPGSVQYGSLYGAEAAADLLMDPGVWQSMVDQQYRLLATLDRWIEQLERTHEDRTAAGIKAGEAVRAQADRTLLASIGKSSTNRRTTAADADATYAACGLVARAAGISLSEPAQSGTESDRLDPVERIALASRVRVRAVRLAGSWWRENVGPLVGHRALSGAPVALLWRRSGYVAVQPSSGRETPIEKANAAEFEPRAVMFYRPLPERVLSPLRLMRFSLHGTSGDMTGLLLSGLVTVVLGSLVPIATGRILGEYVPKAQEDLIVQVCLAIMLASVVSAAFLLLQNLTILRLEGRIEATLQPAVWDRLLRLPTKFFTSRSTGELASAAMGISAIRRTLAGVGPVVAQSVTVGAVNLALLLWFSVPMALAAIGMLVVVAAVFLGLGLWQVRWQRRLVVLGNKLNNQAFQTLRGLPKLRVAAAENYAYAAWAGEFARSRELQQKVGGIKNLNTVLGAVYLPLCTLLMFMLLAGPARGSMSAAEFLTFNTSVTMLLTSVTQLTGAFVSAVAVLPLFEEIKPVLEATPEVRTASTRPGVLSGALEARRVSFRYADDGPLVLDDVSFAVAPGEFVAIVGPSGCGKSTLLRLLIGFDKPVSGSVLYDGQDLGALDQSAVRRQCGVVLQHAQPFTGSILDVICGTEPYTPEEAMAAAAMAGLAEDIQRMPMGLHTIVQGNGAISGGQRQRLMIAQALIRRPRILFFDEATSALDNETQRTVIESTRALNATRIVIAHRLSTVMDADRVVVMEDGKVAEVGAPGELLANPAGRLHELVRRQMA from the coding sequence ATGACCTCCGTGCACGAGGGGCAGGGCGGCCCGGGCGGCTACGACGGCGACGGGAACGGTCACGGCGGCCACGACGGCGACCTCGTCCTCGGTGCGCTCGGCGCGATGGGCACCCCCCTCGACTGCGCCGGCCACACCCGTCTGGAACTCGAAGGCCCGCAGACGCTGTGGCTGGTGGCCTCCGGTGCCCTGGACCTGTTCGCGGTCGACGCCGACCAGCAGGGCCACTGGCACCATCTGGGCCGCCTCGAAGCGGGTGCGCTGCTGCTCGGCCCGGTCGCCGGGCCCCAGCACACGCTGGTCGCCCGTCCGCTGCGCGACTGCGTGGTCCGGCGCATCGGCCTGCGGGAGCTGTACCAGCAGGGGGGCACCGAGACCTGGTCGTACGACGAATGGGGCAACCCGCAGCTCGTGCCCCCGCAGACGAGCCCCCTCGAATACGCCCTCGCCCTGGGCGTGGGCCGTGGCCTGTCGATCCTCTTCCAGGCGCCGATGGCCACCGAGCAGGCCGCCGCGCCCACCGACGACGACGTGTTCTGGATGCGGGTGCCGCCCGGCAGCGTCCAGTACGGCTCGCTGTACGGCGCGGAGGCGGCGGCCGATCTGCTGATGGACCCGGGGGTCTGGCAGAGCATGGTCGACCAGCAGTACCGGCTGCTGGCCACGCTGGACCGCTGGATCGAGCAGCTGGAGCGCACCCACGAGGACCGGACGGCCGCCGGGATCAAGGCCGGGGAGGCAGTGCGCGCCCAGGCCGACCGCACCCTGCTCGCCTCCATCGGCAAGTCGTCCACGAACCGGCGTACGACGGCGGCCGACGCCGACGCCACGTACGCGGCCTGCGGGCTCGTCGCCCGGGCGGCGGGGATCTCGCTGTCCGAGCCGGCGCAGAGCGGGACCGAGAGCGACCGGCTCGACCCGGTGGAGCGCATCGCGCTCGCCTCCCGGGTCCGTGTCCGTGCCGTACGCCTCGCGGGGAGCTGGTGGCGGGAGAACGTCGGCCCGCTGGTCGGGCACCGGGCGCTGTCGGGCGCTCCGGTGGCGCTGCTGTGGCGGCGCAGCGGCTATGTGGCCGTCCAGCCGTCGTCCGGCCGGGAGACACCGATCGAGAAGGCGAACGCGGCCGAGTTCGAGCCGCGTGCCGTGATGTTCTACCGCCCGCTGCCCGAACGGGTGCTGAGTCCGCTGCGCCTGATGCGGTTCAGCCTGCACGGGACGAGCGGTGACATGACGGGCCTGCTGCTCAGCGGGCTGGTGACGGTCGTGCTCGGCTCGCTGGTCCCCATCGCGACGGGCCGGATCCTCGGCGAGTACGTGCCGAAGGCCCAGGAGGACCTGATCGTGCAGGTCTGCCTGGCGATCATGCTGGCGAGCGTGGTGTCGGCGGCGTTCCTGCTGCTGCAGAACCTGACGATCCTGCGGCTGGAGGGCCGTATCGAGGCGACGCTGCAACCGGCGGTGTGGGACCGGCTGTTGCGCCTCCCGACGAAGTTCTTCACCTCGCGGTCCACGGGCGAACTGGCCAGCGCCGCCATGGGCATCAGCGCGATCCGCCGCACCCTCGCGGGCGTCGGCCCGGTGGTCGCCCAGTCGGTGACGGTCGGCGCGGTGAACCTCGCGCTGCTGCTCTGGTTCAGCGTCCCGATGGCCCTGGCGGCGATCGGCATGCTGGTGGTCGTGGCAGCGGTGTTCCTGGGCCTCGGTCTCTGGCAGGTCCGCTGGCAGCGCCGGTTGGTGGTGCTGGGCAACAAGCTGAACAACCAGGCCTTCCAGACCCTGCGGGGGCTGCCGAAGCTCCGGGTGGCGGCCGCCGAGAACTACGCCTACGCGGCGTGGGCCGGCGAGTTCGCGCGCAGCCGGGAGCTCCAGCAGAAGGTCGGTGGCATCAAGAACCTCAACACGGTGCTGGGGGCGGTGTACCTCCCGCTGTGCACCCTGCTGATGTTCATGCTGCTGGCGGGCCCGGCGCGAGGCTCGATGTCGGCGGCCGAGTTCCTGACCTTCAACACCTCGGTGACGATGCTGCTGACGTCGGTCACCCAGCTGACGGGTGCCTTCGTGTCGGCGGTGGCGGTGCTGCCGCTGTTCGAGGAGATCAAGCCGGTGCTGGAGGCGACGCCTGAGGTCCGCACGGCGAGCACCCGGCCGGGCGTGCTGTCCGGCGCGCTGGAGGCCCGCCGTGTCTCCTTCCGCTACGCGGACGACGGTCCGCTGGTGCTGGACGATGTGTCCTTCGCCGTGGCGCCCGGGGAGTTCGTGGCGATCGTCGGCCCGAGCGGCTGCGGGAAGTCGACGCTGCTGCGCCTGCTCATCGGCTTCGACAAGCCGGTCTCCGGGAGCGTCCTGTACGACGGTCAGGACCTCGGCGCGCTGGACCAGTCCGCCGTACGCCGTCAGTGCGGGGTCGTGCTGCAGCACGCCCAGCCGTTCACCGGCTCGATCCTGGACGTGATCTGCGGCACCGAGCCGTACACGCCGGAGGAGGCGATGGCGGCGGCCGCGATGGCGGGCCTCGCGGAGGACATCCAGCGCATGCCGATGGGGCTGCACACCATCGTCCAGGGCAACGGCGCGATCTCCGGCGGGCAGCGGCAACGCCTGATGATCGCCCAGGCGTTGATCCGCCGGCCCCGGATCCTCTTCTTCGACGAGGCGACGAGCGCCCTCGACAACGAGACCCAGCGCACGGTCATCGAGAGCACGCGGGCCCTGAACGCCACGCGGATCGTCATCGCCCACCGCCTGTCCACGGTGATGGACGCGGACCGGGTCGTGGTGATGGAGGACGGCAAGGTGGCGGAGGTGGGAGCGCCGGGCGAGCTGCTGGCGAACCCGGCGGGGCGGCTGCACGAGCTGGTGCGCCGTCAGATGGCGTAG
- a CDS encoding S1 family peptidase produces the protein MSHKRATKRKAFIAAGGVAALGAAALILPNAMASQTDAKGAAPKTLAASDASDLASQLQDLLGDAFAGAYYDSGEQRLIINVIDGLEIDGDDNNVIIQAQEAGAEVREVENSWSELQKGAATLKEEATVPGTAWAIDPRTNKLQVTADSTVTGENWDTIESTVKSLGTGMATIKKSAGTFKPFLEGGDAIFGGGARCSAGFNVVNAEGAPAFLTAGHCGVAEAEWSEEEGGAPIGTVDAATATFPGAGDFALVDYNDPATQAASTVDLGNGQTVDINAVGEAAVGLQVFRMGSTTGLADGQVTGLEATVNYPEGTVTGLIQTDVCAEPGDSGGSLFTEDGQAIGLTSGGSGDCTVGGETFFQPVSTALAATGATLGDGGAGAGEEADGGAAAGAGEEADGGAAAGAGEEADGGAVAGAGEEEGAAAAGAGEEEGAAAAGAGDAGAVAGAGDEAAAAGAGQEHEQGVGDQGVDEQGVHEQGVQQ, from the coding sequence TTGAGTCACAAACGAGCCACCAAGCGCAAGGCGTTCATAGCCGCAGGCGGCGTGGCGGCGCTCGGCGCGGCAGCCCTCATCCTGCCGAACGCGATGGCGTCGCAGACGGACGCCAAGGGCGCCGCCCCCAAGACGCTCGCCGCGAGTGACGCCTCGGATCTCGCCTCCCAGCTGCAGGACCTGCTCGGTGACGCGTTCGCAGGCGCGTATTACGACTCGGGCGAGCAGCGCCTCATCATCAACGTCATCGACGGCCTCGAGATCGACGGCGACGACAACAACGTGATCATCCAGGCCCAGGAGGCCGGCGCGGAGGTCCGTGAGGTCGAGAACAGCTGGTCCGAGCTGCAGAAGGGCGCGGCCACGCTGAAGGAGGAGGCCACCGTCCCGGGCACCGCCTGGGCGATCGACCCCCGCACCAACAAGCTCCAGGTCACCGCCGACTCCACGGTCACGGGCGAGAACTGGGACACCATCGAGTCGACCGTCAAGTCGCTCGGCACGGGCATGGCGACCATCAAGAAGTCCGCCGGCACGTTCAAGCCCTTCCTCGAGGGCGGCGACGCCATCTTCGGTGGCGGCGCCCGCTGCTCGGCCGGCTTCAACGTCGTCAACGCCGAGGGCGCCCCGGCCTTCCTGACCGCCGGTCACTGCGGTGTCGCCGAGGCCGAGTGGTCCGAGGAGGAGGGTGGCGCGCCGATCGGCACCGTCGACGCGGCGACCGCCACGTTCCCGGGCGCCGGCGACTTCGCCCTGGTCGACTACAACGACCCGGCGACCCAGGCGGCCAGCACGGTCGACCTCGGCAACGGCCAGACGGTCGACATCAACGCGGTCGGCGAGGCCGCGGTCGGCCTCCAGGTCTTCCGCATGGGCAGCACCACCGGGCTCGCCGACGGCCAGGTCACCGGCCTCGAAGCCACGGTCAACTACCCCGAGGGCACCGTCACCGGCCTCATCCAGACCGACGTCTGCGCCGAGCCCGGCGACAGCGGCGGCTCGCTCTTCACCGAGGACGGCCAGGCCATCGGTCTGACCAGCGGCGGCAGCGGCGACTGCACCGTCGGCGGCGAGACCTTCTTCCAGCCGGTCAGCACCGCCCTCGCGGCCACGGGTGCCACCCTCGGCGACGGCGGCGCGGGCGCCGGCGAGGAAGCCGACGGCGGTGCCGCCGCCGGTGCGGGTGAAGAGGCCGACGGTGGCGCCGCCGCCGGAGCCGGCGAGGAGGCCGACGGCGGTGCCGTGGCCGGTGCCGGTGAGGAAGAGGGCGCCGCCGCGGCGGGCGCGGGCGAGGAAGAGGGCGCCGCAGCCGCCGGTGCCGGCGACGCGGGTGCCGTGGCCGGAGCGGGCGACGAGGCCGCGGCCGCCGGTGCGGGCCAGGAGCACGAGCAGGGCGTCGGCGACCAGGGTGTCGACGAGCAGGGTGTCCACGAGCAGGGCGTCCAGCAGTAG